A genomic region of Pseudomonas abietaniphila contains the following coding sequences:
- a CDS encoding S9 family peptidase has protein sequence MNETHASSQNPDLLSAAEAVAAGIDFAELSVSPAGLFWNEFRPQDAASRIWRWSNGALSCLTPDGFSVRSRVYEYGGGSFCLTDDAVVFVNEADQQIYLQALDSPTPHALTQGDKRYGDVRFARGHILAVEEDQDVHRLVSIALVDGRREVLAEGADFYASPTLSPTGNRLVWIEWWRPHQPWTSTRLMSVERQPDGNWGHARCLAGGLGLEALQQPRFDDAGRLYCLTDRAGFWQPWVETLDGFEALPAAKADHAPAPWQLGGSSWLPLNDGAYLASWSENGIGVLGLRLTDGSLEDFSGEYARFRSLAMDDQYVYCIAASAIKPAAVVAINRSDKRVNVLAGGVAPLPAERISRPQSLRYPSGNAEAHGYFYPAMNGEEKPPLVVFVHGGPTSACYPVLDPRIQFWTQRGFAVADLNYRGSTGYGRAYRQALFLEWGVVDVEDACAVVEHLGERGLIDRNNAFIRGGSAGGYTALCALAFKDVFRAGASQYGVSDPLALGEATHKFEADYLDWLIGDPDIDMARYRERTPLLHADKIKVPVIFFQGELDAVVVPAQTRDMLNALLEKGIAAEGHFYPEERHGFRKASNLAHALETEWAFYRKVMDN, from the coding sequence ATGAACGAAACTCACGCCTCATCGCAAAATCCTGATCTGCTCTCTGCTGCCGAGGCTGTGGCGGCAGGGATTGATTTCGCTGAACTGAGCGTCAGTCCTGCCGGCCTTTTCTGGAATGAATTCCGCCCGCAGGACGCGGCCTCACGCATCTGGCGCTGGAGCAACGGCGCCCTTTCATGCCTGACACCGGATGGCTTCAGTGTTCGCAGCCGCGTCTACGAATACGGCGGAGGCTCTTTCTGCCTGACCGACGACGCGGTCGTATTCGTCAACGAAGCCGATCAACAGATCTACCTCCAGGCTTTAGACTCCCCCACGCCACACGCCCTGACTCAAGGCGACAAACGCTACGGCGATGTCCGGTTTGCGCGTGGGCACATTCTGGCGGTTGAGGAAGATCAGGATGTTCATCGTCTGGTCTCCATCGCCCTCGTGGACGGCAGGCGTGAAGTACTGGCCGAAGGCGCCGACTTTTATGCATCGCCCACACTGAGTCCGACAGGTAATCGCCTGGTCTGGATCGAGTGGTGGCGCCCGCACCAACCCTGGACCTCGACGCGATTGATGAGCGTCGAACGCCAGCCCGATGGCAACTGGGGACACGCCCGTTGCCTCGCCGGCGGTTTGGGCCTGGAAGCGCTGCAACAACCGCGCTTCGACGACGCGGGTCGGTTGTATTGCCTGACCGATCGCGCCGGTTTCTGGCAGCCGTGGGTGGAAACGCTGGACGGTTTCGAAGCATTGCCCGCCGCCAAGGCAGACCACGCGCCCGCGCCTTGGCAACTGGGTGGTTCGAGCTGGCTGCCGCTGAACGATGGCGCTTATCTGGCGAGCTGGTCGGAAAACGGCATAGGCGTATTGGGGTTGCGTCTGACGGACGGGTCGCTGGAAGACTTCAGCGGTGAATACGCCCGTTTCCGCAGCCTGGCGATGGACGATCAATATGTCTATTGCATCGCCGCCTCGGCGATCAAGCCGGCAGCCGTGGTGGCGATCAATCGCTCGGACAAACGCGTTAACGTGCTGGCGGGCGGTGTCGCGCCGTTACCCGCCGAACGCATCAGTCGCCCGCAATCGCTGCGTTACCCAAGCGGCAACGCAGAAGCGCACGGTTACTTCTACCCCGCCATGAACGGGGAGGAGAAACCGCCTCTGGTGGTGTTCGTGCACGGCGGCCCGACGTCTGCCTGTTATCCCGTGCTCGACCCGCGCATCCAGTTCTGGACGCAACGAGGCTTCGCGGTCGCCGACCTCAACTATCGCGGCAGCACCGGTTATGGCCGCGCGTATCGGCAGGCGTTGTTTCTGGAATGGGGTGTGGTCGACGTCGAAGACGCTTGCGCAGTCGTCGAACACTTGGGCGAAAGAGGTCTGATCGATCGGAACAATGCCTTCATTCGCGGCGGCAGCGCAGGCGGTTACACGGCCCTGTGTGCGCTGGCGTTCAAGGACGTGTTCCGCGCGGGCGCGAGTCAGTACGGCGTCAGCGATCCCTTGGCGCTGGGCGAGGCCACACACAAGTTCGAGGCTGACTATCTCGACTGGCTGATCGGCGACCCCGACATCGACATGGCCCGCTACCGCGAGCGCACACCGTTGCTGCATGCGGACAAGATCAAGGTGCCGGTGATTTTCTTTCAGGGTGAACTCGATGCCGTGGTCGTTCCGGCCCAGACCCGCGACATGCTCAACGCTCTCTTGGAAAAAGGCATCGCCGCTGAAGGCCATTTCTACCCCGAAGAGCGCCACGGCTTCCGCAAGGCCAGCAACCTGGCTCACGCGCTGGAAACCGAATGGGCGTTCTATCGCAAGGTGATGGACAACTGA
- a CDS encoding YqaE/Pmp3 family membrane protein, whose protein sequence is MDIIRIIIAILLPPLGVFLQVGFAGAFWLNILLTLLGYIPGIVHAVYIIASRK, encoded by the coding sequence ATGGACATCATTCGCATCATCATCGCCATCCTGCTGCCACCCTTGGGCGTGTTCCTGCAAGTCGGCTTCGCGGGCGCCTTCTGGCTCAACATTCTGCTGACCCTGCTCGGCTACATCCCTGGCATCGTCCACGCGGTGTACATCATCGCCAGCCGTAAGTAA
- a CDS encoding aminotransferase class III-fold pyridoxal phosphate-dependent enzyme, giving the protein MNLFKLLRSADAERAVPVDSPALLSPLQRLRQRTGSDQAGLFADEEGAFGGAMTLARKWGERHRRGQCGVVVASGGRFDPLIESMATGFSHVPFNDLAAMAAAVDSTTVAVVLEPIQGESVVTPASQAYVQGVAKLCRELNILLVFNEARGTVGQQGGLLCEDMYGVRADIVVLGDHSNRSPRSAALLARGHACTAVIDELSGWVEEPTSVGPSRPVQRAKPQRQALSSALMA; this is encoded by the coding sequence ATGAATCTGTTCAAACTGTTGCGCAGCGCCGACGCGGAACGAGCCGTTCCGGTTGATTCTCCGGCGTTGCTGTCGCCCCTTCAGCGACTGCGCCAACGCACCGGCAGCGATCAGGCGGGACTGTTCGCCGATGAAGAAGGTGCTTTCGGCGGGGCAATGACGCTTGCACGCAAGTGGGGCGAACGTCATCGTCGTGGCCAGTGCGGTGTCGTCGTCGCCAGCGGTGGTCGTTTTGATCCACTGATCGAGTCAATGGCGACTGGCTTCAGCCACGTTCCTTTCAACGATCTGGCTGCGATGGCCGCGGCAGTGGATTCCACCACCGTTGCGGTCGTGCTGGAGCCGATTCAAGGTGAAAGTGTCGTTACGCCTGCGTCGCAGGCGTATGTGCAGGGCGTGGCGAAGCTCTGCCGCGAGCTGAACATTTTGCTGGTTTTCAATGAAGCGCGCGGCACCGTCGGGCAGCAGGGCGGCTTGCTCTGCGAAGACATGTACGGTGTGCGCGCCGATATCGTTGTGCTGGGCGACCACTCCAATCGCAGCCCCCGCAGCGCGGCATTACTGGCCCGCGGTCATGCCTGCACTGCCGTCATCGACGAACTGTCGGGCTGGGTGGAGGAACCCACCTCCGTCGGACCTTCGCGTCCCGTCCAGCGCGCCAAACCGCAACGACAGGCGCTGTCGAGCGCACTCATGGCGTAA
- a CDS encoding MOSC domain-containing protein: protein MNSVQVEGVYIGKAKNLGHGLISDIDKHRLDRRLWLWPQGLGTDEHGDPRFHTGPERALHHYPSEHYEYWRKHYPHIDWRAPAFGENLSSHGLTEEHACLGDMFRWGGALLQISQPRSPCYRLSHSWGIQDLPQHAQDTGRCGWFYRVLKPGFVSPDDPFELIQRSYPGLTVAWALRSFYQEPLEHAGLKKLVDCPALSSRWRDIALKRLRTGRVEDWSDRLLGLPLEGLRA from the coding sequence ATGAACAGTGTCCAGGTCGAAGGTGTTTACATAGGTAAAGCGAAAAATCTGGGTCATGGATTGATCAGCGATATCGACAAGCACCGATTGGACCGACGTTTATGGCTTTGGCCGCAGGGCCTCGGCACCGACGAGCACGGTGACCCGCGCTTTCATACCGGTCCGGAACGCGCTCTGCATCACTACCCCTCCGAACACTACGAATACTGGCGCAAGCATTACCCGCACATTGACTGGCGCGCACCGGCGTTCGGCGAAAATCTCTCCTCTCACGGTCTGACCGAAGAACATGCTTGCCTGGGCGACATGTTTCGTTGGGGCGGCGCGTTGCTGCAGATCAGTCAGCCGCGCTCGCCGTGCTATCGCCTGAGCCACAGTTGGGGGATTCAGGACCTGCCGCAACACGCGCAGGACACCGGGCGCTGCGGCTGGTTTTACCGGGTGCTGAAACCTGGCTTCGTCAGCCCGGATGATCCCTTCGAACTGATCCAGCGCAGCTATCCGGGTCTGACGGTCGCCTGGGCATTGCGCAGTTTTTATCAGGAGCCGCTGGAGCATGCAGGCCTGAAAAAACTGGTCGACTGCCCGGCGCTGTCTTCTCGCTGGCGGGACATCGCCCTCAAACGCCTGCGCACCGGCCGCGTTGAGGACTGGAGCGATCGTCTGCTGGGCCTGCCACTGGAAGGGTTGCGCGCATGA